One Gossypium raimondii isolate GPD5lz chromosome 3, ASM2569854v1, whole genome shotgun sequence genomic window carries:
- the LOC105794311 gene encoding gibberellin 2-beta-dioxygenase 6 codes for MTNSDPPLLNHYGALFSSHSPQLDDPKNRLVIEECQLPLIDLSGLSNHDETVRRACVAAICGASSEWGFFQVLNHGISPQLVEKMRSEQVKLFKIPFERKASCGLLNNSYRWGSPRATCPKQFSWSEAFHVPLTKVSDEACYGEFISLRAVMIEFAAAMSKLAGLLGSILTANLGHGKEVIKNLCDEGTCFLRLNHYPACPISPEILGLVCHTDSDFLTILCQDQVGGLQLMKDSKWVTVKPNRDALIVNIGDLLQAWSNGVYKSVEHKVVTNAKMERYSIAYFLCPSYDSSIGSFKEPSIYRKFTFREYRDQVQEDVRKTGYKVGLPRFLVSGRGDLLTGSME; via the exons CCACTCACCTCAACTCGATGACCCTAAAAACCGACTTGTCATCGAAGAATGCCAACTTCCTTTGATTGACTTGAGTGGTCTAAGCAATCACGACGAAACGGTTCGCCGAGCTTGTGTTGCAGCCATATGTGGGGCATCATCAGAATGGGGATTTTTCCAAGTGTTGAACCATGGGATTAGCCCTCAACTAGTTGAGAAAATGAGAAGTGAACAAGTGAAGTTGTTCAAAATACCCTTTGAAAGGAAAGCTAGCTGTGGACTTTTGAATAATTCTTACAGATGGGGAAGTCCTAGGGCTACCTGTCCTAAACAGTTCTCATGGTCTGAGGCTTTCCATGTCCCTCTTACCAAGGTTTCAGATGAAGCTTGTTATGGAGAGTTTATATCTTTAAG GGCAGTGATGATAGAATTTGCAGCTGCCATGTCGAAACTTGCAGGACTTCTAGGAAGCATTTTGACAGCGAATTTGGGACATGGAAAGGAAGTGATCAAGAATTTATGCGACGAAGGCACCTGCTTCCTTCGCCTGAACCACTACCCGGCCTGTCCGATATCTCCGGAGATTTTGGGTTTAGTATGCCACACCGATAGTGATTTCCTCACAATTCTATGTCAAGATCAGGTAGGAGGACTTCAACTCATGAAGGACTCCAAGTGGGTAACTGTCAAACCTAACCGAGATGCTCTTATAGTCAACATTGGCGACCTCTTACAG GCATGGAGCAATGGTGTTTACAAAAGCGTGGAGCATAAGGTGGTGACTAATGCAAAGATGGAGAGATACTCCATAGCTTATTTCCTGTGCCCCTCTTACGATTCTTCGATTGGGAGCTTCAAAGAACCTTCAATCTACAGAAAATTTACTTTCAGGGAATATAGAGACCAAGTTCAAGAAGATGTAAGGAAAACCGGCTACAAGGTTGGCCTTCCACGGTTTCTAGTTAGTGGGAGAGGGGATTTATTGACAGGAAGCATGGAGTAA